From the Nodularia sphaerocarpa UHCC 0038 genome, the window TTTTCTCTGGCAATTTGTTCTAATTCCAGCAGGTGCGCTCGTTCTTCTAGTATTTGCTTTTGTTCGTGGATATCAGTACAAGTACCAAACCACTTAACTACATGACCTTCCTCATCTTTAACTGGTAAGCCTCGCCCTAAGTGCCAGCGATAGCAACCATCATCAGCTCGTTGGAAGCGGTATTCAGTTTCATATAAAGTCCCATTAGATACGGCATTTAACCACACTTGACCTGCTGTTTCTACATCGTCAGGATGCAAGGCTGTTAACCAACCAAAACCCACAGACTGCTCCATTTCCAGTCCCGTGTATTTACACCAATTGGTGTTAAAATAATCAGTATTACCATCGGCATCAGCAGTCCATACAAGTTGGGGAATTGACTCAGCTAAATAACGGTAACGCTGTTCACTGTGTCTGAGAACTAAGAGAATGCGCTGGCGTTCAGCAATTTCTAGCTGCAATTGCTCGTTGGTCTTGGTAATTTCCTCAGTACGAATAGCGACCAAATCTTCTAGATGATTTTGGTGTTTTATCAATTCTTGTTCTACCCGTAATCGCTCGACGATTTGTGTTTGTAGTTCTTGGTTGGCTTGTTCTAGTTGAGCCGGACTGGGAAGTGCAAGAGCTAGGGGGACTAAGGGTACAAGCTCTATTGCCGTAACTAAAGATACAATTGCTGTTACTGCTTTGATTAACCCCGACAGCCAATAAGTGGGATACCAAAGTGTCCAAACTGCCATGAAGTGAGTTGTGCCGCAAGCTAAGATAAATCCACTAAACAGCAGAAACATCGAATTAAAGGGTAAATCTTGCCGTTTGCGGACAAAGTAAAACAGTGTCGCGGGAATGGAGTAATAAGCTAGTCCTGTTACCAAATCAGATATTAAGTGTAACCAGACTAAATTTGGTTTCCATAAATAGCAGTGTCCGTGCGGGATAAATTGCCCTGCTGTAAATAAATTAGTCCATAATTCTGACATAGGTGTAACTTTTTATTAATGAAAAGTTAATGTTCTTAAAAATTCGCTCTGCTTCAATTATTACCTCATAGAAAAAATCATGGCTCATCAAAAAAATACCGCTTACCAAAAAGCGATACTTGAACTCAATATTGAGGGGGATTTTCTTAAAATTACCTCACCAAGGAATGTGGATTTAATACAATATAGAACCTCACCCCCAACCCCTCTCCTTAGCAAGGAGAGGGGAGCTAAATTTACCTCACCAAGGATTTTGGATTTAATACAATATAGAACCTCACCCCCAACCCCTCTCCTTAGCAAGGAGAGGGGAGCTAAATTTACCTCACCAAGGATTTTGGATTTAATACAATATAGAACCTCACCCCCAACCCCTCTCCTTCTCCCTAGGGGAGACGCTACGCGAAAGCAAGGAAGCACTGTGTACACACATCTTGGCACAGGGTACAGACCCTAAATTTACCCCCCTTAATCCCCCCTTGGAAAGGGGGGAAACCGGAAAATCTAGTTCCCTCTCCTTTGCAAGGGGAGGGTTAGGGTGGGGTAATTCGATAACTTGTGTGTACAGGTGGTTCCTTAGCAACCAGAGGGGAGACTTTAGATGTGTAAAAATAACCGGGCTATTTGCAGATAAATCAGGATTCCTGCTACATCTACCAGGGTAGCGCCTAAAGGAGCCGACATTAAAGCTGGATCAAATCCGAGAACCTGGAAGAAAAATGGCAGCATCGCGCCACAGAAACTGGCTAGGAGGGAAATGGTAAACAAGCTCACGCCAATTACTAGGGCGATAATTTGATTGTCTTGCAACAGCATGGCTTCACCTGTCACCAGTATTCCCAAAATTGCTCCCAGGATAACGCCAGAAGCCATTTCTCGGTAAAGAACTTGTAGAATCAGAGTTTTTAACTCTGTCTTCTGGGAGTTCAACGCCCTGACTACTACTGTGGCTGTTTGGGTACTGACGTTTCCGCCGTAAGCAATGAGCAGGGGGATAAAGCTGGCTAGGACTACGACTTGTTGTAAAATATATTCTTGACTTTTAATCACAGTTGTGGTTGCTGTACTAGCAAGCAGCAGAATAAATAGCCAACCTAACCGCCGTTTGACAATTTCTAGAGGGCTATTATCTGCATGGTGATTTTCCTCTGGCTGTGGTTGATGTTCGGCGTTGGGTTGATACAGTAAGTCAAATACTTTGATGCGCTCGTCTGCTGATAATTCCTGTGTAAAATTTAAATCATCTTTTTTTTGGAAATCTTCTTTTAGGTGTTGTTGGACGCTGGTATTCAAAGACTGGTATACTGCGATCGCTTGATGTCTTGGTAGTTTATAAAAGGCTTCGGCTTGCCAACCATAGGGAAGTTCGGTAATTTCTGCGGCTATCTCGGCTGGTTGCCGATCACTTAATATGTCTTTAGTCTCCTGGATTTTCACTAATTCTGGCAATGGTAACGGCGGAGGTTCTTCGCCTGTTGCAACTGCTTCGCAGGAGTCTATCGATGAGTGATACATAGTGTGGGATGATTACTCGTTTTCCTTGTCACTAATATTAATCATAACGAGTATTATCACTAAATTTGCTGGTAGTTATCTATTTCTTTCCAGAGAAATAAATTTTTGGGGAAGCTGGAGAGATTTAATAGTTTTAGATTAAGCGATTTCGCTGACAAATTGGAGTTGCTGCCCCAATTTATGGAGTAAATTTAAAGTTTGTTCACGGGCGATGCTGTTTCCTTGGTTTTCAAAGTATTCAGATGCCTTTTTCAGATCAGCGATCGCCCCTTGATGATATCCTAAATGATATTGCGCTATCCCCCGATTCAGGTAAGCTGAGGCATTGCTGGGATTAAGTTTGATAACTTGGGAAAAATTGCCGATAGCAGCTACGTTATCGCCATTTCTACCTTCCGCACAACCGAGATTAAAGTAAGCTCTAAAATCCTGATTATTCAAGCGAATTGCTCGATTAAAGTCAAGCATAGCGGCTGGTGAGTCTTGCAAGAGTAAGTGCGCCAAACCTCTGTCGTTGTAGATATCGGCGAGAAATGAACTTGTGGTTGGGGGAATTTGAGTTAGGGCTATATTGTAATCAGCGATCGCCTGGGAATAATTTCCCTCACCTACACGGGCTAAACCTCGGTTATAATAAGCGCGGAAATCAATCGGCTGAAGGGCGATCGCTTGGTTATAATCAGCAATAGCAGCAGAATCATTTCCTTGTCTATATTCTGCTAGTCCTCGGCTCAAATAAGTTTCAAAGTTATCTGGTGCTAAACTTATGGCTTGATGACAATCTGTAATCGCTTCGTGGTAATCTTGTAATTGCAGATGAGCTTGACAGCGATCGCTATAAGCCACAGCAAAATCTGATTTCAGTTCCAGCGCTTGGTTAAAATTCTCTATCGCCTCTCGATAATTACCACTTTGCATCTGAGTCACACCCAAACTTAAAAAATCATTGGCTGTAACTTGGGTATTGACAATAGGCAACGAATATGCACTCGTAGTAGAACAATTGAGCAAAAAAGCCAAAACTAGACAGAGAAACAATCGCCAGAAATAAGTCATAAGCATCCTCTTTGACAATTTCAGCAGTAGTAAACATAACGGAACAAAAAGCCCCGCTAACTGTTAACTTTTTAACTAATATTTTGCTTAACCAACACCATAGAAAAGTCAAAGAATTTTAGATTGATATTTCTCCCCTCTCCGCTTGCGGGGAGGGGTTGGGGGTGGGGTGGAATGAGTGTAGTAATTATAACTAATTAATTAAACTCGATCTAACTACCAACCTTTATCAGCTTGTTCCAATACATAAGCAGCCACATCTGCCGCTTGTTCTGGTTTTAAGCGACCTTGAAACATAGGCATAGCATTTTTACCATTTTTCACTTGAGTTATAATTGCCTCTGCTGAGTACATACCGTACTTTTCTAAATCATCCTTTTTCAAACTTTTATCAGCTTTAACCAAGTTTCTACCACCCGCATGACAAGAAGCACAATTAGCACTAAATATTTTAGCTCCACTGGCAGTATCTGCTGCTAAAGCTGGACTACTAAAGGCAAATGTGAAGATAGTTATACCTAAAAGTAGCAAGGAAATAATTCTTTTCATCTCATGTGTTCTCTCTGCAAAACGGCTGATTCTGTACAATATCTTTGATAATTATCAATTGAATGAATTGCCTGTGTCAAAAGACAAGCTGTCAAACTTTACTTTGATAAAATATATGAGAACCTACCGAAAATATGTGTCTGAAAGAACCCTTGTAGAGACGTTTCATACAACGTCTCTACATTAATTTTCAGGCGTTGCTGAATCAGAGTATGAAATGCCAAAAGTACCTTGATTTTTCTTTGTACCTTTGCGCCTTTGCGCCTTTGCGTGAGACAAGTTCATATTTTAAATCAGCAACGCCAATTTTCAACCTTTATTTGCTAACTCTTGCATCGCCTTTTCCGTAACGCGACAAATTCGCCAATCATCTAAAATAGTAGCGCCCATACTGCCATAGAATGACTGCGCCGACTCATTCCAATCCAATACACTCCACTCTAAGCGTCCACAATTGCGGTCTACAGCTATTTGGGCTAATTTAGACAAAAGAGCTTTTCCGATACCTTGACGGCGATATTCTGGCAAGACAAACAAATCTTCTAAATAAATGCCTGGCTTAGTTAGAAAAGTAGAATAATTATAAAAAAACAGGGCAAAACCAACAGATTGCCCTGCATATTCTGCTAATATTGCCTCAATATACTTCGGGGAGCCAAATAAATGCTCCTGGAGATCCAAAGCATTCCCAGTTACGGCGTGAGATAATTCTTCGTACTTAGCCAGCCCCTGAATTAAATCAAACAGTACGTTGCTATCAGCTGGTTCAGCAAAACGCAAAATCAAATCGCTACGAGAAATCATTAGTCCATAATCCATAATCCATAGTCCATAGTTTATAGTCAATACTGTCAAATTTGTGACTAATAATTAATAACTACAGATAGAATTTAGGACTTAGAGAAGACAATGATGTATTATGTTTCTCTTGTGGAACAGGCATACTTCTCTACGAGACGCTACGCGGTAAGCGCAGCTATGCCGTAGGCTTTACGACAAGCTCAGTACAAGTCTTGCCTGTTCTGGGGGGACTAGAAGCCCACCCCACAATATTTAGTCACCCACCTTAACCATAAATAATTACGCATTACGCATTACGCAGTACGAATTAAATTAACCATCCCTTTAAGCGCTTGGCGATATGAGGACGACGCAGTTTCCGCATCGCTTTGCTTTGAATTTGGCGGACTCGTTCACGGGACAAATTGAACATATTGCCCACTTCTTCGAGGGTACAGGGTTCGCTGGTGGTCAAACCGTAGCGCAAAGAAATCACGTCTT encodes:
- the petJ gene encoding cytochrome c6 PetJ, whose translation is MKRIISLLLLGITIFTFAFSSPALAADTASGAKIFSANCASCHAGGRNLVKADKSLKKDDLEKYGMYSAEAIITQVKNGKNAMPMFQGRLKPEQAADVAAYVLEQADKGW
- a CDS encoding magnesium transporter, coding for MYHSSIDSCEAVATGEEPPPLPLPELVKIQETKDILSDRQPAEIAAEITELPYGWQAEAFYKLPRHQAIAVYQSLNTSVQQHLKEDFQKKDDLNFTQELSADERIKVFDLLYQPNAEHQPQPEENHHADNSPLEIVKRRLGWLFILLLASTATTTVIKSQEYILQQVVVLASFIPLLIAYGGNVSTQTATVVVRALNSQKTELKTLILQVLYREMASGVILGAILGILVTGEAMLLQDNQIIALVIGVSLFTISLLASFCGAMLPFFFQVLGFDPALMSAPLGATLVDVAGILIYLQIARLFLHI
- a CDS encoding tetratricopeptide repeat protein — protein: MPIVNTQVTANDFLSLGVTQMQSGNYREAIENFNQALELKSDFAVAYSDRCQAHLQLQDYHEAITDCHQAISLAPDNFETYLSRGLAEYRQGNDSAAIADYNQAIALQPIDFRAYYNRGLARVGEGNYSQAIADYNIALTQIPPTTSSFLADIYNDRGLAHLLLQDSPAAMLDFNRAIRLNNQDFRAYFNLGCAEGRNGDNVAAIGNFSQVIKLNPSNASAYLNRGIAQYHLGYHQGAIADLKKASEYFENQGNSIAREQTLNLLHKLGQQLQFVSEIA
- a CDS encoding GNAT family N-acetyltransferase, with the translated sequence MDYGLMISRSDLILRFAEPADSNVLFDLIQGLAKYEELSHAVTGNALDLQEHLFGSPKYIEAILAEYAGQSVGFALFFYNYSTFLTKPGIYLEDLFVLPEYRRQGIGKALLSKLAQIAVDRNCGRLEWSVLDWNESAQSFYGSMGATILDDWRICRVTEKAMQELANKG